The Anastrepha ludens isolate Willacy chromosome 2, idAnaLude1.1, whole genome shotgun sequence genome contains a region encoding:
- the LOC128867595 gene encoding MORN repeat-containing protein 4 homolog, giving the protein MDDYENQSIVSDANRGVGLMSGGPHGRNENASSFGVVKVGGWRYEDATRYIGEWDQRGQKHGVGHLQFPDGTRYDGQFHDGLSHGKGCLWFSDGAKYEGEFMQGWFHGYGIFWRSDGMKFEGEFRGGKIWGLGLLTFRDFTHGFPRNEGFFQDCRLVRKQRCPDVVQRAQKCALMARSQCDHPY; this is encoded by the exons ATGGACGACTACGAAAATCAAA GTATTGTAAGCGATGCGAATCGCGGCGTTGGCTTGATGAGTGGTGGCCCCCATGGTCGCAACGAGAACGCCTCTTCTTTTGGTGTTGTGAAGGTCGGTGGTTGGCGATACGAGGATGCCACGCGTTACATTGGTGAATGGGATCAGCGTGGCCAGAAGCATGGCGTTGGCCATTTACAGTTTCCCGATGGCACACGCTACGATGGACAGTTCCACGATGGACTGAGTCATGGAAAGGGCTGTCTTTGGTTCTCGGATGGTGCCAA ATACGAAGGTGAATTCATGCAGGGCTGGTTTCACGGTTACGGTATATTTTGGCGCTCCGATGGCATGAAGTTTGAAGGTGAATTTCGTGGTGGAAAGATCTGGGGGCTTGGCCTGCTAACGTTTCGCGATTTCACACACGGCTTTCCGCGCAATGAAGGCTTCTTTCAAGACTGCCGTTTGGTACGTAAACAACGCTGCCCAGACGTGGTGCAGCGCGCGCAGAAATGTGCCCTAATGGCGCGTTCGCAGTGTGACCATCCGTATTAG